DNA from Eucalyptus grandis isolate ANBG69807.140 chromosome 5, ASM1654582v1, whole genome shotgun sequence:
CTGTTCATTGTTTCCTGAAGACTGGGTGATTGATAAGCAAATGTTGACGAGTCTCTGGATAGCAGAAGGATTTGTCCAGCCCATAGACAACATCGATCAGGATATGGAAGATATTGCTCAGGAGTATTTCATGGATCTACTTTGGAGGAATTTCTTTCAAGACTGCACTAAAGATGAACTTGGAAATGTGACGTCTTGTAAGATGCACCATTTTGTATATCACCTAGCGTGCAAGCTTGCTATAGGCGAGTATTGTCAAGAAACTCATCAGTTACTCTGGTCAATTAATGAAGGAACTCGCCATCTATCGTGGGATTCAACTTCAGATTTATCACAGAAACTTCCACCTAGTCTAGTCAAAGCGAAAGGTCTCAGGACATTCATCAAAATGGATCAGACAAAAAGCGGGAGGCATGGAACTCAAATGGGTGAACAAACTCTTTGCAAATTCCTTTCTACTTTCAAGTTCTTGCGTGTCTTGGATTGGCATGATAGTGGCATCGAGAAGTTGCCAAGTTCCATTTGTGAGTTGAAGCACCTGGCATTTCTAGATCTCTCTGAAAATGAAGGAATCATGAGGCTTCCTGATTTTATGACAAGATTGCAAACCTTGCAAGTACTTAAACTCAATAAGTGTAACAAGCTAGTAGAATTGCCTAAAGATTTTAGAAATTTGGTCAACCTAAGGCAACTTGAGATAAGCGATTGTAGTGCCCTATCTCATATGCCACAAGGGTTGGGCCAGTTGACTCTTTTGCACACTCTAACAGATTTCCTTCTGCCCGGGGATGATTCTTGTTCAAAGAATTGCAGTGGGCTGGGGGAGTTGAATAGGTTAAGCAATTTGAGAGGAAGCCTAAGAATAGAAGTTAAGGGAGAAATAGCAGATGCAGTAGCAGAATCAAATGCTGCGAACTTGAAGGAGAAGGATTCCTTAGTTTCACTGGTGTTAGTGTTTGCCagaaaagaaagtgatgaagttCTACTTAAAGACCTGCAGCCAAGCTTAAATCTTCGCTTAGAAATAAGACGCTATGGGGGCACAAGGTTTCCAAGCTGGATGTCCTGCATGCCCAAATTAGTTCGGCTACAATTGTTTGATTGTGCAGCATGCAAAAGTCTCCCATCACTTGGTGAGCTCACTAGCCTCAAGCATTTGGAGATTGGTGAGCTACCTACAGTGGAGTACACAGAAAGTGATATTGATACTCTCTTATCGCTTCCTAATCTGTCTACATTAATGATAAAGAGGTGTCCTAATTTGGATTGGATTCCACGACTTCTGCGTCCCTCGGAGTTGAAACCTCCTAGTTTCCCTTTGGAGTCGTTGCAGACCTCATTTGCCCCAATTGAACAGGTAACTGGTATTAATGATCGAGTGAAGGAGGTAATCAAACTATTGGCAATAGAAGATGATGGGGGTAAACCACGCATGGTTGGAATCCATGGAACTAACGGAATTGGCAAGACAACTATTGCGAAGGCCGTATACAACCGAATCTCCTCATGTTTCGATAGTTGTAGCTTTCTCGCAGAGATTGGTGATAAAGTGCAAAATAATGGCGGTATCCAGCTTGTGCAAACTAAGTTGATATGTGATATTCTTGATCGAGATTGCAATGTTGCTTCTTTTGAAGGAGGAATCGAGTTTTTCTTGGATGTATTCAGCAACATAAAAGCTCTTATCGTCCTAGATGATGTGGAAGAACCGTCTCATCTTTATGATCTAGTTGGTACCCAGCTTGAGTGGTTTGGTCCTGGAAGTCGGATAATTGTTACATCAGAAAATCTTGGAATTTTCGAAACATATGCAGAAAGGGCTAATATCTATGAGGTGAATAAGATGGATAATGGTCGAGCTCTTGAACATTTTCACAAGCATGCTTCAATACCTTGGTATCCTGAAATTGGGAAGCGCATTGTCAAAGCCATGGGGCAGGttccattttttattgaagttaTCGGTTCACTTCTACATGGAAAAACAATAGACGAATGGAGGAAGATGGAGGACATGATAAAACTACACTCGAGAGAGATTTTGAAGGATTGTAGGGAGATTTTGAAAATCTgttatgaagcattagatgaAAAGCAGAAACAAATATTTCGGGACATAGCATGGTTTGCCAATGGTGTGGATAGCCAAATTGCATCATATATGTGGCCTGATTTAGATCTTTTGCCTTCTTACCAAGTTCTGATGCCCCTAGCAAAAATTGGAGAAGACAAATAAGCTGCGGATGCATAAACTGTTGAAGCACCTCTGCAGAGCTGTAGATCAAGAAGAACCTATATATCATGTAAAGCGCAGAAGACTATACATCAATGATCCAGACCTGAAAGTAATCAACGAAGAAGAGGTAAGGGTTTTTGGTTCAATGGTTTGCTTTCTTCCATTAAATGGAAGCCTTGATGTATAAGTTTAAATTTGTTATCCAGCTTTTTACTTATTTTACCATGGGTAGGTTGTCTTTGCATGCACGGAAAAGATAGCACCCTAGTCCTTACCAAATTTGTCCCATCGTCTTTATGACTTAAGATTGGTTTGTTTCTCTTGGCAAATTTAGGGAATGGAAGTGGCGGAAGCCCTTGCCCCGATACATTTACGGAAACTTTGCCAAACGTAAGGTTCTTGAAATTGGACCGTGCAAGTATGACTGGAAATTTTGCAGACGTATTTCCAAAGTTAAGGTGGCTTCGTTGGCAAGGGTGCCCAAGGGATTTCGAAGCAACAGAACTTAATCTGACTGAACTGGTCATTCTTGATCTTTCATGGAGCAAAGTCACTAAAGACTGGGGAGGTTGGAGGAAAATCAAGGTGGTTTCCTGTTTACTGATCTAATGTATTTATTGTGTTAATTATCTGGCAATTGACCTTATgattttttctctgttttacaGATGGAGCAGTTGAAAGTCTTAAATCTCACTAGTTGCACTGACTTATTGATAAGTCCTGAATTTTCTAGCTTTCCAAACTTGGAGATACTGATTCTAGAGCGATGCTCTCGGTTGGTCCATTTAGATCCTTCAATTGGGGGTCTCGAAAATTGCTTTGCCTAAATTTGAAGTCCTGCACTGAACTCAACAGGTTGCCTGCCGAACTGGGTGCTTTGAAAGCTTTGAAAGAGCTCCTCATTGATGAGACTTCTGTGTGTGATATTTCTTTGCGGAGTGATTCAGAAGAAGTTGAACACCTGACATCACTTTCAATACTCTCAGCAAATAATTCAACAAATATTACCAAACTCCCCAGTGGAGTTGGCCCGAAACTCCGACGCTTGTCATTGAGGAATTGTGATTGGATACAAAAACTGCCAGAGTCCATTGGCCAATTGGGAAGCCCTTTAGAGGAGCTGGATATTTCAGGAACAGGCATTTCCGAATTGCCGGGTTCCTTTGGTAATCTGCAGAGGTTGAGAGTGTTAAAGATGCACTATTGcttcataataaaatttcctaGTTTTATTTGGCATTTACATAGCCTTGAAGAAATAGATGTCTCCTTGTGTAGGAATATAGAAGGGGACATTCCTAGAGATATTGGGAAGCTAGAAAATCTGAGAATCTTGAGGTTGCGAAATTCTCCTATTTCCAGCCTACCTCCTGAAATCAAGCATCTTTCGAAGCTGGAGACTCTTGATGTACTTTACTGCGACAAGCTTCAGGAGTTGCCAGCACTTCCCCCTAGTTTGATCGTTGTGCATTTGAGTccaaaattgaaggaaaaggTGTCTGACCTGTTGATGAAGAAGCATTGTTTCATCACTGTATAACTTGGATGACAGGGTTATTGAAACCGGTCTTTGTTCTACTTAGCTTTTATCCGGATAATTGTTAATGTATCTGCTGATATTTCCTTTCAATGTATCTGAGCTTCCTCTGATATTTTGCATGCTCGTTTAAGGCCCAACATTGCTGCGTGCTGTTTGACACTCGCTGATACTTCCTTTCAGAAAACGGCCCTCGCATTTTGACGGTGCCTGGTCggtgattttttcttcttttttaacccCTTAGGGTGCCCGCCGTCTCTCTCGCATGTCTTTCTCAAGACTTTTTTAATTGATGTAGTAAATTAATAATGAAAGACTAACTAAAGCGAGGAGGAATCGAGCAAACCgctgctttatttgatattagGCGCGGGCATTTCCATTGTGCAAATTTTTGAATCATTAGTAATCCATTGATCTGAGGTGTCATGTAAGAGAAAAAGATGAGATTTGTATAacttgtttaataattttgtgaaaaaaaatatcatactTTATGAAGGTCTAAGATTAATGTGGTATGAATAAACGTCATAATGTTGAGTTTCCTgagaacataaaatataaataaaaagaactgatctttcatatataataatgaattatatatttgaaaaagtaaaaataaaaataagacaaaTATAAAATGATGTTTTTTCTAACTAATTGCGCTTaaactttgttttttcttcaaacttttattGCAAGTTTGGgacaaatatctatttttgcAATATCAAAATAATAGGTGTAATTTATTCCGTTTCACATTCTgcataattaaaaggaaaaaataatggATCGTGTTATATGTTAACAAAAGTTATTCCATTTGTCAAAgtgaatttatttattcaatgtaattttcCCAATGGACTAAATCATATTACTCGAATGAAAGCTTTAATTGACAAGAATACATAACTTACATCTAGAATGGAATTTGAGTGTTTTATTTTTGTCCaccttaactttttttttataactaattgggaatatttttaataagggtttaaattgcttttattttcttaaataatgatataaaattggatcttattttaaataaggtaTTGAAGTGGCcattatttaaagaaaacttcatttcaaataagggcttgaaattGATCTTTTCGGCTGGTCAAGAgcattttccatcttcttctttttttttctctttctttctttccttttttttttttttttttttctgtttttttccctttcctttgcCCAAGTGGCCGGTCTTAGGCGATGGCTGGCCACCAGCAATGCCCAAGGAACGCTGGGCGAGGATCACCCTTACTGGAGTCGAGCTCGTGTAAAATTAAACACCATTCGACCTCAGTGGAGGTTTTGGCCAACCTGGCGAGCTCGATCTGTTCATCTTCCTTCGAAGAAGACTGAGTTGAAGAGCCAACAGttaaggcaaggaagaagattGAGTCGAGTCATGGAAGAAGATCGAGTCGAGGAAGTTAGTGGAGGGGGGACGGAGGCAAGGGTGCTCGTGTCAAATTCAACGCCATTAAGGTCGGACTCAACACCACTAAGCTTGGATCGAACCTCGTTGGTTTTAGGCAACCCTCGATCTAGGGCCGCTACCTGTGTCCACGGAGGTCGCTCACCTCACGCAACCCCAGATCTGTGGTTGCGTGAGGCTAGTCACCTGCATAGCCATGGCGTTGAGGCTTGGCTAAGTCCGATTAGGGGGTATGCAAAAGAATCGGATCTGCCCAAACCGCCCGAAACTGACTcggaaccgcccgaaccggtggttcttgaaGAAACTAGTCCAGGTTCTTTGGTTCTAATTTATGGAACCGGTGGAGTACGGGTCctgttcccggttccatggacGGATCCATCCACCCGCCCACCCAAACCggatcaattaatttttaatattaaaaaatataccaATTAACAATACAAATTTTTGATAGCGCtagttccctctctctctctctctctcttccccccgATCGCCATTCCGATTCCGTCGACAAAGCTGAAGCAATCTCTGTGGGGGATTGGCTTCGCCGCATTGCGCTCCTGCCCGACGGATCTTGCTGCCTGTCTGGCGATTCGCACCGGCGCACTCCAGCCTCCGATCTGTAAGTGTTCCCCCGATCTCGCGCCttgccttgtttttttttttgctttcgtCTCCTAGTTCAAGGTTTGTCGCATGAGGAATTCGATCTCTCGCCGTCGTTAGAATTTGCCAACGGCTTGTAGAATTTCGGTGGAATTCCGTGCTCGATTCTTGAGTCGCTACCCCCTccgcatttttatttttgtttttgtatcTTTATTCGGCCCTCCGAAAAATTGCCGTCGCCCTTGTCGCTGCCCCTCTGCTGTGAATGCTTGTGTGTGGGAGATTATATGAGGTTCCACGGTGTCGGTGCATTTGTGTCGACTGGCCTGTGACTTGCTTAACAAAAACAACtccttgtcattttttttctgtACTTAGTGGTGACACTATCTTCTCATTGCGGGTGAAAAATTCCATTCAATGAACTGAAAATATGAACTTGTGAGGAGAGCGACACGAACTGCGTGAGACTAGGTGCTGCTTGCCGTCTGGGCAGTTCTTAGTTAGGTCACTGCTGCCATGCTTGTGAAATACTTGATTGCTGATTCCAAGTCACTCGACATTGAAGATGGTCTTGATTATGAACAACTTAGAGAATTTGTCTGGAATGGTGTCTCTACCATTTTTCCCTGATGTGGTTCCTATGAAACTAAGGTTTGCAAGTTAAATCTTTTCCACTAGCAACTAGGGAGTCCGTTGAGCTATGGTATTCTTTGGCATTGGTAAATCTTTTCCTGCTATACAGATCGGCATCTGCATCAGAAAGATTactataaatgattattttttaacaattttatttatttccaaaattagatGGATATGGATTATATCTTGGGTGATGGATGTTATCTGTtgcttgattttatttgattttacttctattcttatttaaaaagaaaatcacaaaagatATAGATTTTAATTGGTAACATTGCATATTTggataagattgcatgtttaatttgattctatataatattatttttaaattaattaaaaaaagtttagataGCTCTTTCTTGGTAGGTTGCATTTTGGTTAGGGATTATCTAGTTGAGATAACATTCCAATTTAAATATGGATTCGGCctaatttaattcttaaatttaattAGGTAATATCTAGAACTAGGTAatttattttagttattttctaatttcgaattttcatgaaaaaacacaaaaaaaatatcatgtgcaaTTTCACATTGAATTAGCTCAtcagatgcatgtcatttagtagtTTCATGTTTAGgaatcatttaaattaaagcATGTGACATATTGTATAGTTGCATTAACTCTTACCCATCGTTAGATTagttcatttaataaatgtggcatgacatatagtttgcatTTTAAGTTGCATGTTGCATTTGCAGTTTCTAggtttcatttaaaaatatgaaaaccccaaaaattaagcGACTACTTGTTAATTAAACATGATATCTAGGATTTATGatatgaattctaaactaatatTGTAAATGTTTTGGTTGCTTTAAAATAAGTATTTCCTCCCCATgcttataatttatttactaCTTTGCGttattgagtgttaaataaTGGTTATGCACTTACATGGTCACCTACATGTTAGAAGTAGGTAAAAATCAATATAAGTTGCATGAAAAATggttttttgaaaataaagagaaaatgtaccaaaagaGCATTAAAGTAATttagcgtaaacaagtccccagCTCATAATCTTTGGTTCGTACAAATAAGGTATAATTCTCAATACTTTACTTAGATGTCACGTTAAGTATTGAGGATTGACCTAGGTGACACATGGTAAATTAGAATTGTCTATTCCAAATGTTTGATCGATTAATCTCTACCGATACATGTATATGATCATGTTCACGTGCATTGGACAAGGCTCCACTCATAAGGTGGCGGCGATGTGTAAGCCTCAAGAGTTAACATTTATACGAGCAAATAAGGCCGGTCATTTAGAGCCCGGAATCCATAGGATCGAAACCTGAAACATCCGTCCCCGTCAAGCAAGCTGAAACTTTTGAGGTCAgggtattttttttcaaaaattcgcAGGTACGCCGTGAATCCTGGATACACGCCACCCTTCCCCGAAAGCAAGCCCCGCCGGCCGATTATACGCCTCTTTCTCTTGGTGGGCCCCCGGCCCACGCGATCACCGGCCGCGTGCAACATCTGTCTTAGACTTTTTCGGCGTGTTCGCTGACCGGCACCTTCCCCCGCCCGCCCCCGCCCGCGAGAAAATATCTGACCATGCCaagaatctttcaaaaaaaCATCTGATGACTTTTTCGGAGTTGCGTAATATCTGAAGCAGAATTCGGGACGGGGATTCgcgaagaggagaaagagagagagagaggggggggaagGAGGGCGATTATCTATCGGTAATTTATATAGTGAGACATTAGCAGTTGACAGCGAAAGGAAACCCAACAAATCcacagagagggagaaagacAGCCAAATTATCTTATATCCATCGAAGAGGTTGCAGGAATACCGCATGACATCGTCAATTTCTGGAACTTCGTCAATTTGTCGCTAATGATCTTTTTTCAGCTGTAATTTGTGGTTTGactttagaatttgatatttgAGAATGTGGAAATTGGAGAGCAGAAACAGAGGGATGACGCTTACAAAGCTGCCAAGAAGAAAACTGGAATCTATGATGACAAGTAAGCCAAATATTCTTATCCCTATTGGTATATGCATACACTCAACTTATTATTAGCACTGTCATTTTTAGATTCAGTGATGACCCTGCATTGGAGAAGAAAATACTTGCACAATATGACGATCCGGCTCAAGATgaggttagtttttttttctcttttctgatTTTAAGTGTCATATCTAGCTATTGCGTTCCCACTTCTTTTGATGGTTTCAGGGGGTAACTCTTGACTCAAGTGGACGTTTGACCAATGAAgctgaaaagaaattggaagagGTAACTAGTTTTTCTGCATATTGTGGTTGAGCATTAGTTAGAATAGGAATGAGGTCTGCTTGGTCGTTCTAAAAAAGTTTCATGTACTTCATATACAGCTAAGAAGGAGGCTACAGGGTGTTTTTTCAAATAGTTATGAAGATCTCACCTTATCTGCCAAGACCTCGTCTGATTAATACACTCAAGAAGAATTGCTTCGATTCAAAAATCCCAAGAACAAGAAATCCTTACGGAAGAAAGAGAAGTTGGACTTAGATGCCCTTGAAGCGGAAGCAGTTTCAGCAGGTTTGGGTATTGAAGATCTTGGATCACGTAAGGATGGGATGAGGCAGGTTAGCAGAGAGGAACAAGAGAAAATCGAGGCTGAGATGAGAAAGAATGCCTACCAATTGGCCTATACTAAAGCAGAGGAGGCATCTAGGTTACTGCGGGTGGAGCAAACTCTTCCTGTTAAGATGGAGAATGACAAAAACATGGTCATTGCTGATGACGATGAAGATCTTTATAAATCTTTAGAGAGAGCTAGGAAATTGGCTCTAAAGAAGCAAGAACAGGAGGGGGCTTCTGGTCCTAAAGCGATAGCTCTTCGTGCCAGTAGTATTCCCAGCACACACAATGCAGAAAATCAGAGTGTCACGATTGGAGAATCACAGGAAAGCAGGGTTGTCATGACAGAAATAGAAGGTCTTGTTTCAGGCCTTGAGGTTGATGAAGGTATACATTCGATTAATTCTGTGTTTGGCCTGgacaatttgtgatcatattttctttctgaACTGTGGAACCCTTATTTTGTTCTCCAGATTATTCAGATTACTGCCTTTTGCTGATTTGGGTAGTATTGCTGCTTATTGGGTCAAAACTAGTTTAAGTTGGCTGTTTAGTTTAGAATCCTGGTATTGTTTGGATGGT
Protein-coding regions in this window:
- the LOC104445209 gene encoding putative disease resistance protein RGA4; the protein is MAEFEKFIDGRCPRKQDSNNYFLSGSCGIFLSTSPSYCLEALRAESSVDLLMKMACQEEEETRNPSKVKIGRQIVKMCEGIPLAIRMIGRLLFFKKTEAEWSNFQNEISEVSAGLGDLSSMLGSCYIYLPCHLKQCFAFCSLFPEDWVIDKQMLTSLWIAEGFVQPIDNIDQDMEDIAQEYFMDLLWRNFFQDCTKDELGNVTSCKMHHFVYHLACKLAIGEYCQETHQLLWSINEGTRHLSWDSTSDLSQKLPPSLVKAKGLRTFIKMDQTKSGRHGTQMGEQTLCKFLSTFKFLRVLDWHDSGIEKLPSSICELKHLAFLDLSENEGIMRLPDFMTRLQTLQVLKLNKCNKLVELPKDFRNLVNLRQLEISDCSALSHMPQGLGQLTLLHTLTDFLLPGDDSCSKNCSGLGELNRLSNLRGSLRIEVKGEIADAVAESNAANLKEKDSLVSLVLVFARKESDEVLLKDLQPSLNLRLEIRRYGGTRFPSWMSCMPKLVRLQLFDCAACKSLPSLGELTSLKHLEIGELPTVEYTESDIDTLLSLPNLSTLMIKRCPNLDWIPRLLRPSELKPPSFPLESLQTSFAPIEQVTGINDRVKEVIKLLAIEDDGGKPRMVGIHGTNGIGKTTIAKAVYNRISSCFDSCSFLAEIGDKVQNNGGIQLVQTKLICDILDRDCNVASFEGGIEFFLDVFSNIKALIVLDDVEEPSHLYDLVGTQLEWFGPGSRIIVTSENLGIFETYAERANIYEVNKMDNGRALEHFHKHASIPWYPEIGKRIVKAMGQVPFFIEVIGSLLHGKTIDEWRKMEDMIKLHSREILKDCREILKICYEALDEKQKQIFRDIAWFANGVDSQIASYMWPDLDLLPSYQVLMPLAKIGEDK